The genomic interval CGCGGGGACGAGGGTAGGGTAAGGTGCGCTCCTGAAGTCGGACACGTAGTTGTACTCACCGATCCGGTACTGGCGGCCGAGCAGGTTCGTGCACGTGATCCCGAGCGTCAGGGCCTTCCACGAGACCTGCGCCGCCGCGTCGACGAGGAGCTGCACGTCCGAGCGTTCGTCGAACGGGAGCGGCCTCCGCCCGACGTACGAGATGCCCGTACCGAGGGAGGCTTCGGGCTTCGTGCCACCTACACGGAAGGGCAGAGCCGAGAAGAGCACGCCGTCCCACCGCGCGACGACGGGCGGGGCGTACGGAATCGGGAGGCCGGTGTCGGAGAAGCGCGCGTTGACCAGGGTGACCGAACCGGCCACGTCGAAGAACCGGCCCGTGGCGCGCGCGCTCCCGGCGAACCCCGTTCGCGTCGTGCCGTCCGCCAGGGTGTTGCGCCCCTCGGTTTGGTTGAAGAAGAGGTCCTTGTCGACGCTGGTCGAGAAGAACACCGAGCGCACCTCGAGCGACGCTGCGTCGAAGTCTCTCCGGTAGGTGACGGCGCCTTCGGTGGCGACGGCCTCGGCGAATGGAGTGACGAGCCGCTGGTCGACGTACTGCGGGTCGAGGCTCCGTGCCCCCGTCCCTCGGCTCGCGGAGAAGAGAAAGCCGTCGAACGGCCCGACGAGCACGGTCGCACGGGGCTGGAAGAGCCCCGACGCCGTGCTCGTGGTTTGGTCGGGGCTGCGGTAGCCGAGCCGGTCCGAGGCGAAGCACTCGGTGTCGACGGGGTCTCCACCGAACGACGAGGGCGAGGTGAGGGCGCAGCGGTCGTCGACCCGGTAGTGGAAAAAGTCGGCGCGGGCGCCGCCCCGAAACGTGATCTTCGGGAGGGGAGAGAGGCTCGCGTCCGTGTAGAGTGCAATGTTCGAGAGGGCCGAGTCGAGGGCGAGCTCGCGGCGGTACGGGATGGTCGTCCCGGAGCGGTTTCTCTGCTGATTTCCATCGACCATGTCGAGGCGTGCGAAGAGCCCGACCTCGACCTCTTGCCGCCTGTCGAGCCAAGAGAAGCCATGCCGCGCCGAGGATCGCGCGCCGACGGTCACCGCGTTCGAGCGCTGGTCGATGAGGTCGCCGCGCTGCACGTGCGGGCTCTGCCACGACCGTTGAGGGTCGTTCAGAAAGCCCGTGAAGTTCTCTCGGAGCCGAAAGTCACGAAGGATCACGAAGGCCGACTGGGAGAGGCGCGTCTCTTCGAGCTTTCGCGTGTAGGTGGCCCCGAGCGAGGTCCGCGTCGCGTCTCCCCCTTGCTCGGAGTCGTACGTGTCGTAGAAGCCCTTGCGCCCCGCGGCGACGTCGTCCTGCCGGAGGAGGCCGGCTTGCGCGTACGAGGTCGCGTAGCTCTGCGCGAGCACGCGGAAGAGCCCGGTGTCACCGACCTGGGTCTCGTAGCCGCCGATGACCGACGCCCGCTTGCTCGCACGGTTCGCGCCGAACCCGTCGGACTGGAAGAGCTCGCCCATCGCGAAGGTGTGCGCGTTCTGCTTCTTGGGCCGGAAGCCGAGGAGGAGCCGCTTCGTCCCGAAGGAGCCGAGGGTGGTCTTGGCGAAGATCCCCGCCTCGGGGAGGCCGACGTCGTACTGAGCGGAGCCAGCGACCGCGAAATTGCCCTGCTGCGGCGCGTACGGGCCCTCGATCACGCGGAGCGAGAGGACCGCCTCGGGCGGGAGGAAGTGGGTATCGGCGAGGCCGTTGCCGTGAACGTTGCCGACCTCGTTGATCGGGATTCCGTCGACCGAAAACTCGATGTCTTGGCCCTCTCGGGCGTCGAAGCCACGGAGGAAGATTTGGTACGGGTGCCCCGTCCCGCCTTCGTTCGTGAGGAGCACCCCCGGGGCGAGCCTCAAGAGGCTCGCGGCGTCGCCCCGTGGGACGAGCGCGAGCTTGCCGATGCGCACGTCGTAGTCGGAGCCGCCGCGCGACACCTCTCTCGCGCCGCCACGAACCGACACACGCTCGGGGCTCGGCGGGGGCGTGGGCTCGACCTTGGGCGCATCCTGGGGCGCGCGTGACCTCTTGAAGTGGAACGGCACGAGGACCCGAGCCGCGACAGGGACGCCGGCCTGGGTCGCTGGACGGAACCGATATGCGCGCGCGGCTCGTTCTGCGGCGTGGTCGAACGGAGCGCCGCCCGACCGCGTCACGCGTACCTCGACGACCCCGCCACGAACGTCGACGAGCAGCTCGAGCTCGACCTCGCTCTCGTCCACCTGACCGTCGGGGAACGACGCCTCGTCATGGTGAACGAGCTCCGGGCCACGCACCTCGCCCGTCTCGGCGCGCGCCGAGACCCCGAGCAGCATCACGGCCGCGAGGGTCGGGGCAAACGGGTGGAAGCGCGCGAAGAGCGGCATCGCTTATCTTTGTAATGCAACCTGTGTGTAAAAGCAATGGTGATCGAAATGGATGTGCGATGCAGTCGATGTGGTAGTGCATCTCTGTATCGGAGGCGACATGACTGGCACGAAGATCCCCGTTACCGTCCTGACCGGCTTTCTCGGCTCGGGCAAAACGACGCTCTTGAACCGCATCCTCACGGAGAATCACGGGCAGCGCATCGCCGTGATCGAGAACGAGTTCGGCGAAATAGGGATCGATCAGGCGCTGGTCATCGAGGCCGACGAAGAGGTCTTCGAGATGAACAACGGCTGCATCTGCTGCACCGTCCGCGGGGACCTCATCCGCATCCTCGGGAACCTCGTGAAGCGTCGCGACAAGTTCGACCGCATCGTCGTCGAGACGACGGGCATGGCCGACCCGAGCCCGGTCGCGCAGACCTTCTTCGTCGACGACGACACGAAGGACCTCTTTGCGCTCGATGGAATCGTCACGCTCGTCGACGCGAAGCACGTGAGCCTCCACCTGGACGAGAGCGACGAGTGCAAGGAGCAGGTGGCGTTCGCCGACGTGATCGTGCTCAACAAAACCGACCTCGTGTCGGCCGAGGAGCTCGCGAGGGTCGAGACGCGCCTCCGCGCGATGAACTCGCTGGCGCGCGTCGTTCGCGCCGAGCACGCGAAGGTCCCGATGGACGTCGTGCTCGACGTGGGCGGCTTCGACCTCGACCGGGCGCTCGAGAAGAAGCCGACCTTTCTCGAGCCCGAGTACCCGTTCGAGTGGGGTGGGGTCTTCGAGCTCACGGAGAACGTGGAGCTAAAGCTCGAGCCCGGCCCGGACCCCGCGATCGACGTGGTGGTGCTCCCCGCCGGGGACGAGCCGATCGAGGCGCTCGCGGAGCGCGTGATGCGTGCGCACCAGAAGGACCCGTCGAGCGTCGCGCCCGACGGTGTCGTCGAGGCGAACGGCGAGTGGCGGAGGCTCGTCCTCGGCGAGGGCACTTGCCGGTGGCGGATCACGGTGCCGAGGCCCGGCCCCTACGCGCTCTTCACGCAGCACCTGCCCGAGGAGTTTTCGCTCGAGCTCCTCGCGCAGGGGAGGGCGCTCGCGCCTCTGCGGCGGAGAGACTTCGCGGCGGGTCACACGCACGACGCGACGGTCTCCTCCGTGGGCCTCTCGGCGACCGGAGAGCTTCGGCCCGAAGCTCTCCAGGAGTGGATCGGCAAGGTCCTTCGCGAGCAGGGCACGGACATCTTCCGCATGAAGGGCATCGTCGCGCTGAAGGGGAGCCCCACGCGCCTCGTGCTGCAGGGCGTGCACATGCTGCTCGACACGAACCAAGACAAGCCCTGGGGGGACGCGCCTCGGACGAACGACATCGTCTTCATCGGACGAAACCTCGATCGTGAGAAGCTCGAGGCCGGGTTTCGGGGGTGCCTCGCGTGAGCGTGCCCGAGCTCAAGAAGCGCGTCGACGTCTCCGTCGAGGGGTACGTCATCGCCGCCTATCCCGTGGGCGAGAACGTGCTCGCCGCGACGGGGGAGGGAGAGCTCTTCCTCCTCGACGGAGCGACCGGTCGGACGCTCGAGCGGGTACGGGCGCACGCCGGGCGAGCCAACGCCGCGGCGCTCTCTCCAGCGGGAGCCCACGTCGTCACCTGCGGCCAAGACGGCCGCGCGCGTGTCTTCGACGCGCGCACGTTGGTTCCGCACGCGGATCTCCCGTCGCCGAGCGCGTGGGTCGAGGCGGCTACGTTCTCGCCGAAGGGGGACCTCGTCGCGATCGCGTGTGGTCGCAGGGTCCGCGTCTTCGGCGTCGACGGGAGCCCCGTCGTCGAGAGCGAGGACCATCCGAGCACGGTCACGGCGCTCACGTTCGGTCGCGACGGAAAGCGCCTTCTGACCGCGGCCTACGGCGGTGTGTGCGTCTTCTCGCTCGCAGAGCGCCGCACCATCCGCCGATTCGAGTGGAAGGGCTCGCTCGTCTCGCTCGCGATGAGCCCCGACGACAAGGTGGTCGCGTGTGGGAGCCAGGACGGGAGCGTGCACTTCTGGAGGCTCTCGACGGGGCGCGATTCGGCGATGACCGGGTACCCCTTCAAGCCGAAGTCCCTCGCGTGGGACTCGGCGAGCTCCCTCTTGGCGACCGGGGGCGACACCAAGGTCACGGTCTGGGACTTCCAAGGGAAGGGCCCGGAGGGCACGGCGCCGATCCAGCTCGACGCGCACAAGGGGCTCGTCTCGTCGCTCGCCTTCGCGGAGCGCCGCGCCCTGCTCGCGTCGGGCGGCGAAGAGACCGCCGTCTTCCTCTGGGAGCCGAGAAAGAGCCGCGCCCCCTCGGCCTTCGGCCTGACCGACGACGTCGTGACGAGCCTACGGTTCGGGAAGGGCTCGCTCGTCGCCGGGAGCGCGGCAGGACGGGTGACATTATTTGAGATGTAGTTGCATATGAGTCGTGGATGCCGTATCTGGTCGTCATGGATCGAGCGTCGTCGTCCACTCACCGCGGGTCGCCCACCTACCGGAGAAAGAGCTTTAGCGCCGTGTTTCGTCGCGGTGAGGTGGCGTGCATCCACGACATGCGTCTCTCGGCCTGTGTGTGGCGGAGGGCGCTCCCTGCCTCCCTCGCCGAAGAGCTCCGGGCCGCGACGGCGCGGGCGACGGAGTCGGGCCCCGTGCGGGTGACCGAGCCGGACGCCCTCGTCCCCCACCTTCGCGCGCTCGTCGGGTCGCTCCCGGGGCGGGTCGAGTCGGCGTGGGAGCGAGACGCGCAGGGCGTGCTCGGCGCCTACCGGAGCATCCTCCCCGGAAAGGTCGTCACCGTGCAGCTCGAGATCGTGACCACCGACAAGTGCAAGCGCTTCCACGTCGACTACAAGTCCGTCCGCGCCGTGTGCACGTACGTGGGGCCCGGAACCGAGTGGGTCGAGGAGCGCGCGGTCTCTCGCGAGGAGGTCTCGCGGCACTGCCACGAGACGTCGTTCGAGGCCCAGAACGCGCGCATCGTCCGCGACCCCTCCCGCATCGAGCGGGCCAACCCGGGGGACGTCGTGTTCCTGAAGGGCGAGTCGTACCCAGGAAACGCGGGGCGCGGCGCGGTGCACCGCTCTCCGCCGATCGAGGCCTCGGGCACGCGTCGCCTCGTCCTCACGTTGGACGTGTGAGCGTGTCCCCCGCCGAAACGCTGGGCTTGGGGCTCCTCCTCGGGGTCCGCCACGCCCTCGATCCCGATCACGTCGTCGCGATGGGGACGCTCGTCGGGCGCGAGGGCCGGTCGAGCGCGGCGTTCCGCGCCGGGTTATCGTGGGGTGTCGGGCACACGGTCTCGGTGCTCCTCTTCGGCGTCGCGATCGTGCTTTTCGGCCTGCGCGTGTCGGGCGCGATCGAGCGCGCCGTCGAGGCGATGGTCGCCCTCATGATGATCGGCCTCGGCATCGTCGCCCTTCGAAGGCGAGACGAGGACGACCTCGAACGACGGGCCTCGCGCCTCGAGCGAGTGCGGCCCGCGGTCGTGGGCCTCGTGCACGGCCTCGCCGGATCGGCGGGCCTCGCGCTCCTCGCGATGACCACGCTGCCGACGCGGGGGCTCGCCCTCGGCTACCTCGTGCTCTTCGGCGCGGGCACGACCGTCTCGATGGGCCTCGCGACCGCCGCGCTGTCCGTCCCGGCCCTCTACCTTCGCCGAAAGGCAGCGTCCCGAGTGTTCGTCCGCGTCGCGGGCGCCCTCGGCCTCGTCTGGGGCTCGGGGCTTCTCGTCGCACTGTTCGTCCAATCCTGACGTGCCCCCAATAGAGGTAGTATGCAAGTTTCAACGAAAGAGGACCGCCGTCTGCCGGTCACGGTGCTCTCCGGGTTCCTCGGGGCAGGGAAGACGACCCTGCTCAATCACGTCCTCAGGAACCGACAGGGGCGGAAGGTGGCCGTCATCGTCAACGACATGAGCGAGGTCAACGTCGACGGGAAGCTCGTCGCGTCCGACGCGTCCCTCTCGCGCGTCGACGAGAAGCTCGTCGAGATGCAGAACGGGTGCATATGCTGCACGCTCCGCGAGGATCTGCTCGTCGAGGTCGCCAAGCTCGCCAAAGAGGGGCGCTTCGACACGTTGTTGATCGAGTCGACGGGCATCTCCGAGCCGCTCCCCGTCGCCGAGACGTTCACCTTCGAGGATCCCGAGACCGGGCGCTCCCTCTCCGAGGTGGCCCGGCTCGACACGATGGTGACCGTGGTCGACGCGCGGCGGTTCCTCGACGACTGGAACAGCGAGGACGACCTCCGGGCGCGGAAGGCTGCGCTCGGCGAGGACGACGAGCGCACGGTCGCCGACCTGCTGGTCGAGCAGGTCGAGCTCGCGAACGTGCTCGTGGTGAACAAGGTGGACCTCGTAGCTCCCGAGGACCTTGGGCTCCTCGAGGCCCTCCTTCGCCACCTCAACCCGAGCGCTCGCATCGTGCGATCCGAGCGGGGCAGAGTGCCTCTCGAGGAGGTGCTCGACACGGGCCTCTTCGATTTCGACGAGGCGGCAGCGGCGCCGGGCTGGCTCGCCGAGCTGCGCGGAGAGCACGTGCCCGAGACCGTCGAGTACGGCATCGAGAGCTTCGTTTTTCGGGCTCGGCGGCCCTTCCACCCCGAGCGCTTCTGGGCGTTCCTGCACGAAGGGCTCGAGGGTGTGCTGCGCGCCAAGGGCTTTTTTTGGCTCGCGACACGTCACGACCTGGTGGGCGAGCTGTCGCTCGCGGGGGCGAGCGCGGCGACCGAGCCCGCAGGGCACTTCTACGCGGCCATCCCCGAGGCGGAGTGGGACGCCGACGAGGAGACCATCGCGAAGATCCGCGCGGACCACCATGGCGAGTGGGGCGACCGTCGCCAGGAGCTCGTGATCATCGGCGCGGGGATGGACCGCGGTCGCATCGAACGAGGCCTCACCGAGTGCCTCCTCGAGGATGGCGAGATGCGAGGAGGTCCCAAGGCGTGGAAGCGCTTGCCCGACCCTTTCCCCGAGTGGGATGCATGACGCGTCGGCGCCGGGGGCGGCCCATTCATGGAGGCCGCCCCCGACGTCCGCTCAGAGTCGGCGAGGGTTCGCCTCCGTGAAGGGCAGGAGCGCGATGTTCTGCGCCCGCTTCACGGCGAGGGCGAGGTCACGCTGTTGGCGCGCCGACAGCCCCGAGATGCGACGCGGGATGATCTTCCCGCGCTCCGTCACGAAGTACCTCAGCACCCCGACGTCCTTGTAGTCGAAGCGGAAGTCGGAGCCGATGCCGAGCCGTGTCGCCAGCCTCTTGCCGCGACGCGCCCCGCTGCGCCCGGGAATGGCTTCGACGGGGCTGTCCTCGAAGTCGTCCTTCTCTCGGGGGCCCATGGTCAGCCTCGCGAGATCTTCTTCTCGACGAAGACGACGTGCTTTCGCGCGATGGGGTCGAACTTCTTGATCTCGAGCTTCTCGGCCATCGTTCGTTTGTTCTTGGTGGTGACGTAGGCGTAGCCGGTGCCGGCGGTGGAGACGAGCTGGATGATGTCGCGCATGGAGACCTCCGTGGGGTGGAGCGTCAATGTATTGTATTCTATGTGCTAATGCAAGGCAGTTGCGATAGGCGCGCGCGGTGGGTAGGTTCGCCGCATGAACGCCGTACCATCGAGGGAGCCCTTTTCGCTGGACCGACCGCTGGCGCGTCGCCCTGGCGCCGTGGTCAGCGTCGCTTCTCTGGAGGAGCTCGATGCCATCCACCGCGACGATGTATCGATGTCCCTGCTCTCGCGAGGTGCTGGGCTCGTGGACGTTGTCTCGGAGGCGGCCTGGCTCCATCGTCTTCCCAGGTTCGACGCGGTCGTCTCGCGAGTCGCCGAGATCGAGTCACTCTTGTGTGCCCCAACCACCCTCGCGGGCGAGTGGTTTCGATCGGACATCGCCGCGCTCTTCGCGCGCTTCTGCGCGCTCGCGGGGACGGATCGCGCACGGGTCGTGATGGGTAGTGTCGCGGACGACTCGTGCCGATACTTCCATGTCGATCATGTCGCGCTGCGTCTCGTCACGACCTACGCCGGGCCGGGAACCGAGTGGGTGGCCCCGGA from Myxococcales bacterium carries:
- a CDS encoding TonB family protein; protein product: MPLFARFHPFAPTLAAVMLLGVSARAETGEVRGPELVHHDEASFPDGQVDESEVELELLVDVRGGVVEVRVTRSGGAPFDHAAERAARAYRFRPATQAGVPVAARVLVPFHFKRSRAPQDAPKVEPTPPPSPERVSVRGGAREVSRGGSDYDVRIGKLALVPRGDAASLLRLAPGVLLTNEGGTGHPYQIFLRGFDAREGQDIEFSVDGIPINEVGNVHGNGLADTHFLPPEAVLSLRVIEGPYAPQQGNFAVAGSAQYDVGLPEAGIFAKTTLGSFGTKRLLLGFRPKKQNAHTFAMGELFQSDGFGANRASKRASVIGGYETQVGDTGLFRVLAQSYATSYAQAGLLRQDDVAAGRKGFYDTYDSEQGGDATRTSLGATYTRKLEETRLSQSAFVILRDFRLRENFTGFLNDPQRSWQSPHVQRGDLIDQRSNAVTVGARSSARHGFSWLDRRQEVEVGLFARLDMVDGNQQRNRSGTTIPYRRELALDSALSNIALYTDASLSPLPKITFRGGARADFFHYRVDDRCALTSPSSFGGDPVDTECFASDRLGYRSPDQTTSTASGLFQPRATVLVGPFDGFLFSASRGTGARSLDPQYVDQRLVTPFAEAVATEGAVTYRRDFDAASLEVRSVFFSTSVDKDLFFNQTEGRNTLADGTTRTGFAGSARATGRFFDVAGSVTLVNARFSDTGLPIPYAPPVVARWDGVLFSALPFRVGGTKPEASLGTGISYVGRRPLPFDERSDVQLLVDAAAQVSWKALTLGITCTNLLGRQYRIGEYNYVSDFRSAPYPTLVPARHFSAGEPRAVYASLTITFGRESKEDGS
- a CDS encoding GTP-binding protein, which translates into the protein MTGTKIPVTVLTGFLGSGKTTLLNRILTENHGQRIAVIENEFGEIGIDQALVIEADEEVFEMNNGCICCTVRGDLIRILGNLVKRRDKFDRIVVETTGMADPSPVAQTFFVDDDTKDLFALDGIVTLVDAKHVSLHLDESDECKEQVAFADVIVLNKTDLVSAEELARVETRLRAMNSLARVVRAEHAKVPMDVVLDVGGFDLDRALEKKPTFLEPEYPFEWGGVFELTENVELKLEPGPDPAIDVVVLPAGDEPIEALAERVMRAHQKDPSSVAPDGVVEANGEWRRLVLGEGTCRWRITVPRPGPYALFTQHLPEEFSLELLAQGRALAPLRRRDFAAGHTHDATVSSVGLSATGELRPEALQEWIGKVLREQGTDIFRMKGIVALKGSPTRLVLQGVHMLLDTNQDKPWGDAPRTNDIVFIGRNLDREKLEAGFRGCLA
- a CDS encoding WD40 repeat domain-containing protein, whose amino-acid sequence is MSVPELKKRVDVSVEGYVIAAYPVGENVLAATGEGELFLLDGATGRTLERVRAHAGRANAAALSPAGAHVVTCGQDGRARVFDARTLVPHADLPSPSAWVEAATFSPKGDLVAIACGRRVRVFGVDGSPVVESEDHPSTVTALTFGRDGKRLLTAAYGGVCVFSLAERRTIRRFEWKGSLVSLAMSPDDKVVACGSQDGSVHFWRLSTGRDSAMTGYPFKPKSLAWDSASSLLATGGDTKVTVWDFQGKGPEGTAPIQLDAHKGLVSSLAFAERRALLASGGEETAVFLWEPRKSRAPSAFGLTDDVVTSLRFGKGSLVAGSAAGRVTLFEM
- a CDS encoding DUF1826 domain-containing protein — protein: MFRRGEVACIHDMRLSACVWRRALPASLAEELRAATARATESGPVRVTEPDALVPHLRALVGSLPGRVESAWERDAQGVLGAYRSILPGKVVTVQLEIVTTDKCKRFHVDYKSVRAVCTYVGPGTEWVEERAVSREEVSRHCHETSFEAQNARIVRDPSRIERANPGDVVFLKGESYPGNAGRGAVHRSPPIEASGTRRLVLTLDV
- a CDS encoding high-affinity nickel-transport family protein; its protein translation is MSPAETLGLGLLLGVRHALDPDHVVAMGTLVGREGRSSAAFRAGLSWGVGHTVSVLLFGVAIVLFGLRVSGAIERAVEAMVALMMIGLGIVALRRRDEDDLERRASRLERVRPAVVGLVHGLAGSAGLALLAMTTLPTRGLALGYLVLFGAGTTVSMGLATAALSVPALYLRRKAASRVFVRVAGALGLVWGSGLLVALFVQS
- a CDS encoding GTP-binding protein, encoding MQVSTKEDRRLPVTVLSGFLGAGKTTLLNHVLRNRQGRKVAVIVNDMSEVNVDGKLVASDASLSRVDEKLVEMQNGCICCTLREDLLVEVAKLAKEGRFDTLLIESTGISEPLPVAETFTFEDPETGRSLSEVARLDTMVTVVDARRFLDDWNSEDDLRARKAALGEDDERTVADLLVEQVELANVLVVNKVDLVAPEDLGLLEALLRHLNPSARIVRSERGRVPLEEVLDTGLFDFDEAAAAPGWLAELRGEHVPETVEYGIESFVFRARRPFHPERFWAFLHEGLEGVLRAKGFFWLATRHDLVGELSLAGASAATEPAGHFYAAIPEAEWDADEETIAKIRADHHGEWGDRRQELVIIGAGMDRGRIERGLTECLLEDGEMRGGPKAWKRLPDPFPEWDA
- a CDS encoding 30S ribosomal protein S18 gives rise to the protein MGPREKDDFEDSPVEAIPGRSGARRGKRLATRLGIGSDFRFDYKDVGVLRYFVTERGKIIPRRISGLSARQQRDLALAVKRAQNIALLPFTEANPRRL
- the rpmG gene encoding 50S ribosomal protein L33, with the protein product MRDIIQLVSTAGTGYAYVTTKNKRTMAEKLEIKKFDPIARKHVVFVEKKISRG
- a CDS encoding DUF1826 domain-containing protein; amino-acid sequence: MSLLSRGAGLVDVVSEAAWLHRLPRFDAVVSRVAEIESLLCAPTTLAGEWFRSDIAALFARFCALAGTDRARVVMGSVADDSCRYFHVDHVALRLVTTYAGPGTEWVAPDDVDVGALDHALSCDCHEPPRVVRDGGAIRRASTGDVLLMKGELYGAHVRGQVHRSPPIEGTGLRRYVMALSWPPRLA